AGATGATCGACGCCGGTGGCCGTTGAACGCCGAACGACGGTGGCAAGGGGGACGACTGACATTGGAAGGGAGACTTTCTCTCACTAGGGTTTAATTCTCAcattctgaaaataaaatttgaatttcaaaaaatCTTTGCTTCCATTTTCTGCCCGTGCCCTCAACTAATCCacgtcatttaaattttattttttttcaaaaagggGAACCAATACAAAGCTGACACATCattggtgtcaaaaatttgtcacccTAGAGgagtcaaagtatcattttcctaccatatttcatctctttcttttcaagtctcAATGTTTTTTAATAGCTTTGTATTGTATCTGTTTACCAATTAGCTCCTTCTGCACCACTGTTTTAGAATACATATttcagattttttaaaatttgtatttttaaccatgaaattaattttaacttcaaataTTATGATATGATATAAGAAGTATAATACATTTATACGTTTCaagtaacattatttttatttatttttaaatataattattactttataaaatGGGTGGACTCATAAGTTTATGATTGTTTCAACCTAAAGTATATTTAAGTTGGAAGTTAAATATgtaagtaaaaaaaagaaaacgaaggAGAAGAGAGGCTGTGTGCTACTGGATAGATTTGGAAAAAAGCAGAGGGAGAAGGTGTTGTGTGACTTTGCGTACTGGAAAAAAAACATAGATGTGTGTTGTGTGACTGTGggtattggaaaaaaaatatgagatgccagaaatgaaaatgagatGGACCAGGAGGGAGAGAAATATAAGCACGGATTTTCAAGGAATAGAGAGAATATATGCATTGACCATCTATgaccatttttaattttgttttaaaaaatattaaaacctttttaacaatgagagagaaaaatagaagagagagaagaaaatgtcagaaaaaaaaaaacacagaaaagagaaaaaaagtgtaaGCAGAAGTTAATTATCAATGTAAAGGAAGAGACCTGATAACACCAAAATTTGTaacttaaaaatcaaattacatcattttaaaaaacgatACAAAATAGAAATTAAGTGCAAACTTGAagactaaaaaggtaattataccattattattttataagcaTGACGTCTCATTATCTGTTTTATGCATATTATCTTTCTTCATTCTCAACAAAAGTGGGGTTGAGTGCCAACACAGATAAGAACGCAAAACTACTTTGTACTGCTATTAAAACTACCAATAAAGAGCCACACAAAAAAATGAGCATTCTGATTATCGTTGATTATACTTTTCAATGAAGAATACACCTTCGAAACCAATGACAAATAAAAACGCGTCAACACCCAATTATATTAAGggaaatcaattaaaaagaacatgaatatttaattccatcaaatataatcttttaaccATTTAATTCTATCTCTTTTAGCCTAAAAGATAGCCTATCCTATCCTATCAAACACACTTTATTTTGAATATGGTGTGGTATAGATTTAGAACTAAAATAAATTCCAAGGTAAGGCACAAGAAAGTATGTTGTAAACATTTAACAAAGTATATTGTACACTACAAAAATGCACCAGTAAGCACTATACTTCAACAATCACAAACCAAACGGTCAAAACTCTGCTCAAATGCAGCGGCTAATAATGAGAGGCTCTCCATCATCATCTTGCTCGGTATCAGATAACATCGTTCCCTTGTCATGCTGGTAACAAGAGTCCATGAAAGGATTTTTAGAGAATTGCATaacaatattcaaattaattctaTGAATATTTATGAGAACTATAAGCTGTAAAATTTTGGAACTGTCCTCGAATAAAAAGGCTCCTCAAACAGCTGGTTCTGACAAGCAGAGAGGACCATTGTTGATATATGCCTTCAATCATATCATTCCCAAAACCCTTGTATGTTTTGTCTTGCCTGGAAATTCCGTAGAGCATCAAGTCTTTACAAAACTACGTAAAATGACAGTGCTGCAAAGAATGACAGCATTAAAAGCAGACTACACTAGTATGAGAAATCAGCAAAAGCAACCCAGATAACATGGTTAGGCATTCTTGTCAACACTCATCCAGTTGTTGTATGGTTAGTTTCCCAATAAGAAAATgaggaaaataaaacaataaatgttcttgatccaaaaacaaagaaaaggaaaacgagACCATACTTTTCCTATACTTTATGCCAGCTCGGGACCAGATGGCAATGCCTCATAACCATCATGGTGCTGCTTACTGTTATCTCTTTCAACTGGGATGCACTTTAGGATAGCAGCTATAGGAATGCTAACTGCTCCGATTAACACGCTCAGTACCCAGAATTGCCAGTTTAGAGGCACGGTGCTGGCAAACGTTCCCAGGAATTCAACTATCACCACTTGAAATGCCACAGTGGCGAAAATTATCGACAAAAATATCCAGCTGTCAAACATGCCTCTGAATAcgtttatcttttcaatatctCTGCTGTTTATCTCATTGAACACCTGAAAGTAGAGAGAAAGGATAAACAACAAGCTAAATAAAGGCAAAACAATGTATCATGTCACTTCTTTTGACATGTATGAACTTTTGTTTTAGCATCCATGTTCGGAATTTCTCATGTTTGGAGTCTATAAAGTATAACCAACAATTCGGACATGATGCTTGCAGAGAGTACCTGGCAAAATACAAAGGTGTTAAATATCAGAGTGTTGAGAACTTCTGTTGCATCCGAACCACTAATTCCGAGGAGCCTCTCCCCGTCAAAATTAAGAATCGCAAGGATAATTAATTGGTATATACTTTGACCAATGATATTCCTCCACATAGGTTTGGTGATGAAGTTTGCTCCCCTTGCAACAGGAGGTCTTTTCAAAAGACCATCGTTAGGAGGTTCAGTAGCTAGGGCTAATGCACCAAGAGTGTCCATGATCAAGTTCACCCAAAGCAACTGAACAGCTGTGAGTGGAGCAGATCCTGAAAGAAGGAAGACTATCACCGATGTTGcgtgaaaaagaagaaacagaatatctaaataaaaataaattccatTAACAAACAAACCTGTGATACATgcagaaaagaaattgataacCAGAGCAACAACATTAACTGTCAATTGAAACTGCacaaatttttggatgtttatgTATACTGAACGTCCCCATTTGACAACATTCAGAATAGTCGTGAAGTTATCATCCAGGATAATGACATCAGCGTTTTCTTTTGCAACCTGTAAATGTTATTAACAATGGCAAAAAAGTGCTATTAGGAATCGATTGCAGCAAAGAGTCATCAATATGAAAGGGAAAAAGATACCTCCACGTATGGCATACAATTCTAGGAGGCCAATTGTAACAGGAATAgaagttaataaattataacttaaacATAATGGAGGCCAATTGTAGAAAACTAAGACTACGCTTAACTGCCACATAGTAAACAAGAGATACAAACCTCAGTTCCTGCTATGCCCATTGCAAGTCCAATGTCTGCCTCACGAAGTGCTGGAGCATCATTAGTTCCATCACCAGTAACAGCAACAACATCACCAAACATACTCCTCAAATTGTTTACCAACTTATACTTGTCGAGCGGTAAGGATCGTGCCATCACCTGTAACAATATcaagtacaaaagaaaagtcAAGCATCTCAAGAAAGGATACAAATCACCAATCCTATCTCAACAACTTAATCACAGAATTTGCGATGAGGGAAGAACCTGGATCCTAGGTATGGTATCCATCATTTCCTCGGAAGAAAGGTCACGAAACGTTGGACCTTCTACGGCTACACCACCCTCAGTAAGTATACCGCATTCTTTGGCTATAGCTTCTGCTGTATGTATGTTATCACCAGTAACCATGCGGATAGTTATTCCAGCAGCTTTACAAGTTTGAACAGCTTCCTTAACTCCAGGGCGTACAGGATCCTTGATTCCTACTAATGCTATTAGAGTATAGCCACTATCAGGAATGTTGGCTTCCCCGTGTATTTCGTTTATATCTTTGAAGGCCAAACAAAGAGTTCTCAAAGCTTCGGAagcaaaatcatttataatactTAAGACATTATTTGCCTGCTCGTCGGGAAGATCAACAACTTCCCCATTGCAATCAATAATTTTGTTAcaaatctttaatattatttctgaTGCACCTTTGCAGAATGCTCGGACCCCCCCATCAGGAAGACCCACAAGCACAGACATTTTCTTTCGGACTGAATTGAATGGCTCAACTTTGAGTATCTTGTACATTTTACGCTGCGCATAGGCATCAAAATCAGCACCTAAAAGGCAGCCAAATTCCAATAATGCCGATTCTGTTGGGGTCCCCAATATTGTGTTCTTTCCATCTTTATCCTTAACTACTTCAGcagatgtattttgaaatatagcCTGTAAAAGGATGTTTTGAACTCCTTCAGGTGTACATGTTTTCAGTTCGTCTGCACACTCGTTACCTGTTATCTGCATTGCTTTTTCGCATATCCATGTCTTAGTAACCACCATTCGGTTAGTGGTCAGTGTCCCTGTCTTATCTGTGCAAATGCAACTAGCTGAACCCATAGTCTCACAAGCAGAAAGATGTCTTACAAGTGCCTTgtcattcattaattttttcattgCAAAAGCAAGACTGAGTGTCACAGCCAGTGGCAATCCTTCAGGAACAGCAACAACTATTATGGTTACAGCAATAGCAAAGAAGTCCAGTAACTTCAGTGCATCAGCCATTGACCAGTTGGCAAACTCACCATTTTGTGCTTTTTCAACCAGAAACCTTATGATCAATACCACAAATGTCAGAATGGCAAATGTCAAACCAATTTTACCAATGATAGTAGCAACTCCGTTTAACTTAACCTGCAACGGGGTCTCATCCTCTCCTCCCTCGTTAATAGTTTCCATCAATTTTCCCCATTCAGTCCTCATGCCAACAGTTGTAACTATCATCTTCCCCTGACCATCCTGCACTTTGGTTCCTGAAAGAAGAAACggtttttcttcatttacatTTACTGGTTCGCTCTCACCTGACAAACTCGATTCATCAATGAGCAAAAAGTATCCTGATATAAAAAGTCCATCTGCTGGAACTTGATCTCCAGTTGATAAATGAACAACATCACCAACTACTATATCATAAATTGAGATCTTCTGCCTTTTCCCATCCCTAGTGACCTGaacaaatatctttttcttctctttgtcCAAATCCCTGAACTGCAGGTATTGCTTGTAATCACTGACAGCTGTAACTGTGACTACTAAGAATATACTGAGTATGATGCCCACACCATCATACGTTCCCTTTGGCCACCCTTCAGTGGCTATCCCTACACCTAAAGAAACTACAGCACAAACAATGAGAATGATCAAAGTTAAGTCCTGCAGTGCATCCCACACAAACATCAGGAACGATCTAGAAGGTTTTTCTGTAAAACGATTGAATCCATAAATCTCTTGTCGTCTATTTATACTCTCTTCACTAACACCTCCATCCACTGAAACTGACAGTTTCCTTGCGATGGCTTCAACTCCACCAATATTATTTAAGATCTTGTTATCGTGGCCACGAACAATAGAAGCAATCTCCTCCGGATGAATACAAAAACCAGACTCTCTCACGTCACTCGGTAGCTTGTATTCAACTCGATTACCAGCTGCAACAGTAAACCAGTTTAGCTTAGAAAACACATAAAGAGAATGTGATCAGTTCTAAAGCAGTGATATGAACTTTGACTATTGAAATTGGAGCACCATACCATCGATAAATTGTAATGCTGCCTTTTGAACATAGAGAGCAATTCGAATTTTTTCCTGACAGGGTAAGCCAAATATGGTGTATTAAAATTGGTAACTGCGAATTGacaatatacaaaaaaataaaaataaataaatagtagcGATATCGTCATACATCTGCATGAAATGGTATTTCATGAAATGAATGCTTAAATGAAATTTCGACAACGTTTAAGAAGAATTTTTTCAAGAAGCCTCGGTTAAAATTTAAGAGCAAATATGCCACTTTTTCTCATCTAGTCACGACTGTTTCCGGAACGAGTTAGTCAGTCAGTAAAAGGATGATTAATCATAATAGAGAGTGATCATTgctataatttttgtctaaaagAATGAAGGGGAAATCTCTTTATTAATGTGTCAACAACATGTAAGCgaataatgaaatgaaagacattttcatttttttgttcatCAACATTAGGTAGTTTGGCCATATGGAACTCGAGTTCAACTGTGATGTAACTCGGAGAAGGTTTTAAATTTCGAGTCTCGTTATTTTCTCTTAAGCATACCCTAATCTGTCAATCACTCAGAAAATGTTGTTTCAACCGAACTGCAGTGCAGCAGAATTTAAATTCCCTAAATCATGTGTTTTATTTAAGCTATCTCACACAGCTTATATCCAAGATTATCAAAAGTTGCTATTACACATTTACAACAGAAAAGTAAATTGCatgattttcttaatataaaagaCGAGAGAAATAAAAAGGTTATCAGAGGAAGTTGTGAAAGGAAGTCTCAGGTTAAAAAGTTTTGTAGTATTCATCAtgataagaaattaatttcttacataataaaatatgtattctTCAACTTTTGTCTTTGAATTTATAAGTTCCCAACTTATTCTAAAAACGTTTTTCGTAAAGACACAACTGCTACTGTATGGGCAAACAAATGTTTATAACTGTATCACtaattttgtgaagaaaatattaaataaactggaagacaatatttgattgattgaaaaaaatcatattatactCTTGGTTAACAGTTAGCCAATGAGAAGGACCAAGATTCAGGGTAAACCATGTTTTTCCTCTAGTCTGAAAACCCTTTTAGAGGAAATATTTAGTTTCATGAACTCTCGCATCAGCCATCGTTGACATGCATACGGCTGCAGAAATTTCGGCGACAGTTTACATTTGCAAGTAAATTCAATTCAAAGGGTTTACATTTCCTAACATTGCTGATGCTGTTCCTTTGTTGAAATGGAACAGTCCAACAGACGCGTCTAAAGCGCGTTTGAAGTCATTCTCAACTCAACAAAATGTCAAGTCAAGAGTGGTTACGTGATCGTGCAGCACGATACACGCTATGAGATCATTTTTTTCCCCAACTTAGAAGGATGTATATGGGATTGTTTCCacttggaaaagaaaatataggATGAAATGTAGGTCACGATATTTGAGAGGAAAGATTTGCGGTAGAAGAccatgagagaaaaaaaaaacatgcaattaTTATTTATGCACATAATCGGATAATTTTTGTCtgcttttattataataaaataataaattattacaaaaataataaacgaAATTATCTCGtttttaattagaataattttattttatactttaattgttattaatatttattttcaattccaTCAATCTTCATCGCCTCC
The sequence above is drawn from the Vigna radiata var. radiata cultivar VC1973A unplaced genomic scaffold, Vradiata_ver6 scaffold_154, whole genome shotgun sequence genome and encodes:
- the LOC106752563 gene encoding putative calcium-transporting ATPase 11, plasma membrane-type is translated as MEKTLLKDFELQHKNPSVEALRRWRSAVTLVKNRRRRFRMVADLDKRDEAQQIRQGIKEKIRIALYVQKAALQFIDAGNRVEYKLPSDVRESGFCIHPEEIASIVRGHDNKILNNIGGVEAIARKLSVSVDGGVSEESINRRQEIYGFNRFTEKPSRSFLMFVWDALQDLTLIILIVCAVVSLGVGIATEGWPKGTYDGVGIILSIFLVVTVTAVSDYKQYLQFRDLDKEKKKIFVQVTRDGKRQKISIYDIVVGDVVHLSTGDQVPADGLFISGYFLLIDESSLSGESEPVNVNEEKPFLLSGTKVQDGQGKMIVTTVGMRTEWGKLMETINEGGEDETPLQVKLNGVATIIGKIGLTFAILTFVVLIIRFLVEKAQNGEFANWSMADALKLLDFFAIAVTIIVVAVPEGLPLAVTLSLAFAMKKLMNDKALVRHLSACETMGSASCICTDKTGTLTTNRMVVTKTWICEKAMQITGNECADELKTCTPEGVQNILLQAIFQNTSAEVVKDKDGKNTILGTPTESALLEFGCLLGADFDAYAQRKMYKILKVEPFNSVRKKMSVLVGLPDGGVRAFCKGASEIILKICNKIIDCNGEVVDLPDEQANNVLSIINDFASEALRTLCLAFKDINEIHGEANIPDSGYTLIALVGIKDPVRPGVKEAVQTCKAAGITIRMVTGDNIHTAEAIAKECGILTEGGVAVEGPTFRDLSSEEMMDTIPRIQVMARSLPLDKYKLVNNLRSMFGDVVAVTGDGTNDAPALREADIGLAMGIAGTEVAKENADVIILDDNFTTILNVVKWGRSVYINIQKFVQFQLTVNVVALVINFFSACITGSAPLTAVQLLWVNLIMDTLGALALATEPPNDGLLKRPPVARGANFITKPMWRNIIGQSIYQLIILAILNFDGERLLGISGSDATEVLNTLIFNTFVFCQVFNEINSRDIEKINVFRGMFDSWIFLSIIFATVAFQVVIVEFLGTFASTVPLNWQFWVLSVLIGAVSIPIAAILKCIPVERDNSKQHHDGYEALPSGPELA